One region of Bacillota bacterium genomic DNA includes:
- a CDS encoding TIGR03936 family radical SAM-associated protein, producing MAQRIRARLRKLHDARFMSHLDLRRALERALRRAGIPVALTQGFNPHPRFSLATALPVGAGSDAEYAEFFLEGRLGPLEFAKALSGSLPPGIEVAEVMEVPEMGPSLEAQVRAASYRVSARCDETLAPVALEKAIEDLLSMDTIPVRKRGKEGRTHDARPLMHSLEVLSLDGGEVTIRMVLGVGPQGTLRPKEVMSLLSSRLEDRIDLGHIDVHREDLLLKGSPCKSQRSFCSKPHLMDAYEER from the coding sequence GTGGCTCAGCGCATCAGGGCCCGGCTGAGGAAACTCCATGATGCCCGTTTCATGTCCCACCTGGACCTGAGGAGGGCCCTAGAACGGGCGCTCAGAAGGGCGGGCATCCCTGTGGCCTTGACCCAGGGCTTTAACCCTCACCCCAGGTTCTCCCTGGCCACCGCGTTGCCTGTCGGTGCTGGCAGCGACGCCGAGTACGCTGAGTTCTTCCTCGAAGGGCGACTGGGACCGCTGGAGTTCGCCAAGGCACTCTCGGGATCGCTGCCTCCGGGGATCGAGGTAGCCGAGGTTATGGAGGTGCCCGAGATGGGACCTTCCCTGGAGGCACAGGTTAGGGCTGCCTCGTACAGGGTAAGTGCCCGGTGCGATGAGACGCTGGCGCCTGTGGCTCTCGAGAAGGCCATAGAGGACTTGCTTTCTATGGATACGATTCCGGTGAGGAAGAGAGGGAAGGAGGGTAGGACTCACGATGCTAGGCCTCTTATGCATTCCCTGGAGGTGCTTTCTCTGGATGGAGGCGAGGTGACCATCAGGATGGTCCTGGGGGTGGGGCCACAGGGCACCCTCAGGCCCAAAGAGGTTATGAGTCTCCTGTCCTCCCGGCTGGAGGACAGGATAGACCTGGGTCACATTGATGTGCATCGCGAGGACCTATTGCTGAAGGGCAGCCCTTGTAAGAGCCAGCGAAGTTTTTGTTCTAAACCGCATCTAATGGATGCTTATGAGGAGAGATGA
- a CDS encoding amidohydrolase has protein sequence MKPADLLLTGGLVITMNASTQVHAPGSLVMTAGQIMDVGPSPKVDARWKPREVLDVQGRIIMPGLINSHTHVAMAFTRGLGHLPNLDALYDVAWPLEQLLAPEDIYPLALLGIAECLKSGSTTIADHYFHASHIAQACLDSGIRAVLGSTLIDQGGPLPSESTWEKTLDFLETWTGRTSRITLAVAPHATDTVSPSLLRQAIKLSRDEELLIHMHLSQSDEEVGVIEKAHGKTPVGYLWEMGGLGPRTLAAHANHLKEGDLHLLATSGCSVAYCPSSHASTGHAAPAAHMIRQGIPVCLGTDCPAFNDDMDMLEEMRTAIFCQNTLERQAWAIPIAKAVEMATSGGASALALDKITGSLEPGKRGDILLLDARAPRMTPLHAGTGASLVALCASEAQVEAVWVDGIQVVKDGRLLTIDEEEVLARGASTCRRLAKRASARAPALYRALLGER, from the coding sequence TTGAAACCTGCTGACCTCCTCCTAACCGGAGGGCTCGTGATTACCATGAACGCCTCGACACAGGTACACGCCCCTGGTTCGCTGGTGATGACAGCCGGGCAGATAATGGATGTCGGTCCCTCGCCCAAGGTGGACGCCAGGTGGAAGCCGCGCGAGGTCTTGGATGTCCAGGGCCGCATTATCATGCCCGGGCTCATAAACAGTCACACCCATGTGGCGATGGCCTTCACAAGAGGGCTCGGTCATCTTCCTAACCTGGATGCCCTCTACGATGTGGCGTGGCCACTGGAGCAGCTCCTCGCGCCTGAAGACATCTACCCCTTGGCCCTTCTTGGGATCGCCGAGTGCCTCAAGAGTGGCTCCACCACAATAGCTGACCACTACTTTCACGCGAGCCACATCGCCCAAGCCTGCCTGGACTCGGGCATCCGGGCGGTACTGGGATCAACCCTGATTGACCAGGGTGGTCCCTTGCCCTCGGAGAGCACCTGGGAGAAAACCCTGGACTTCCTGGAGACCTGGACCGGAAGGACGTCCAGGATCACCCTGGCCGTAGCTCCCCACGCCACTGACACCGTATCTCCCAGCCTGCTTAGGCAAGCCATCAAGCTCTCACGAGACGAGGAGCTCCTCATCCACATGCACCTGTCCCAATCGGACGAGGAGGTAGGTGTCATAGAGAAAGCCCACGGCAAGACCCCCGTGGGTTACCTCTGGGAAATGGGAGGACTAGGCCCCAGGACCCTGGCGGCCCATGCCAATCACCTTAAGGAAGGCGACCTCCACCTCCTGGCCACCTCCGGCTGCAGCGTGGCCTACTGCCCCTCATCCCATGCCTCCACCGGTCATGCCGCTCCCGCCGCCCATATGATACGCCAGGGTATCCCGGTCTGCCTTGGCACAGACTGCCCTGCCTTCAACGATGACATGGACATGCTTGAGGAGATGAGGACAGCCATCTTCTGCCAGAACACCCTGGAGAGGCAAGCCTGGGCCATTCCCATTGCGAAGGCGGTAGAAATGGCCACGTCCGGGGGCGCATCGGCCCTAGCGCTTGACAAGATCACCGGGAGCCTGGAGCCAGGCAAGCGCGGTGACATCCTGCTGCTGGACGCCCGTGCACCCAGGATGACACCGCTGCACGCCGGGACAGGCGCCTCACTGGTGGCCCTGTGCGCCAGCGAGGCCCAGGTGGAGGCAGTCTGGGTCGACGGCATCCAGGTAGTCAAGGACGGGAGGCTCCTCACCATTGACGAGGAAGAGGTGCTTGCCAGGGGAGCGTCCACCTGCCGCCGCCTCGCCAAAAGGGCAAGCGCAAGAGCGCCGGCACTATACCGTGCACTCTTGGGCGAGCGTTGA
- a CDS encoding saccharopine dehydrogenase C-terminal domain-containing protein, with amino-acid sequence MVLGVGGVGTVIAKKMAERDVFERIVLADLDTTWAERLGAQINDTRFEVARVNAAGVEEMAQAFAGVDMVINAVVPRFNLHIMEAALRARVHYLDMASDGLVELPGNVHIGKQFLYDARFREIDRMAILSMGVDPGCTNVFARYAADRLDRVDEILVRDGDNGEVQGYRFALYFSPEVAIDECIVQPPMTFKDGEFILGVPLETGIEEFTFPDPIGALKVYTVAHEEVEMLPRNIGKGLRYCDFKYALDDQLVQVLKTLNLLGLDRTEPVEVKGVRVVPRDVVTALLPKPVELSGKIHGWSCVGTLVRGARNGEEKEFYLYTMNSHEEAFQRLGVTCTVYQTGIPPVATAEMIADGTIKGSGVVCPEQLDPDPFLERLAEMGLAIYIRESTLRKKGA; translated from the coding sequence ATGGTGCTAGGCGTCGGAGGAGTAGGTACTGTCATAGCCAAGAAGATGGCAGAGCGTGACGTATTTGAGAGGATTGTCTTGGCGGATCTAGACACGACCTGGGCCGAGCGCCTCGGGGCTCAGATCAACGACACCAGATTTGAGGTGGCCAGGGTCAACGCCGCTGGCGTGGAGGAGATGGCCCAAGCCTTCGCAGGGGTGGACATGGTCATAAACGCTGTGGTGCCCAGGTTCAACCTTCATATCATGGAGGCCGCCCTGAGGGCCCGGGTGCACTACCTGGACATGGCCTCTGACGGGCTGGTGGAACTCCCAGGGAACGTCCACATTGGCAAGCAGTTCTTGTACGATGCCAGGTTCAGGGAGATCGATCGCATGGCGATTCTCTCCATGGGGGTGGATCCTGGCTGCACAAACGTATTCGCGCGTTACGCAGCCGACAGGCTCGACCGGGTGGATGAGATCCTTGTCAGGGACGGTGACAACGGCGAGGTTCAGGGTTACAGGTTCGCCCTCTACTTCTCCCCTGAAGTTGCCATTGATGAGTGCATAGTCCAACCCCCCATGACCTTCAAGGACGGGGAGTTCATCCTGGGTGTTCCCCTGGAGACCGGCATCGAGGAGTTCACCTTTCCTGATCCCATAGGGGCCCTCAAGGTTTACACGGTAGCCCACGAGGAAGTAGAAATGCTCCCTCGAAATATTGGGAAGGGGCTTCGCTACTGTGACTTTAAGTATGCGCTGGATGACCAGCTGGTCCAGGTTCTGAAGACCCTTAACCTTCTGGGCTTGGATAGGACGGAGCCCGTGGAAGTGAAGGGTGTCAGGGTGGTCCCCAGGGATGTCGTCACGGCCCTCCTGCCTAAGCCGGTGGAACTCAGCGGCAAGATCCATGGCTGGTCATGCGTGGGCACCCTCGTCCGCGGGGCGAGGAACGGTGAGGAAAAGGAGTTCTACCTGTACACCATGAACAGCCACGAGGAGGCATTCCAGCGGCTGGGAGTCACCTGCACGGTGTACCAGACCGGTATTCCGCCTGTTGCCACGGCCGAGATGATAGCCGATGGCACTATCAAGGGCTCTGGCGTTGTGTGCCCGGAACAGCTGGACCCGGATCCCTTCTTGGAACGCCTGGCAGAAATGGGACTGGCCATATACATAAGGGAGAGCACTCTAAGGAAGAAGGGGGCATGA
- the obgE gene encoding GTPase ObgE, whose product MFVDRARIQVKAGDGGNGAVSFRREKFVPRGGPDGGDGGRGGSVILVVDSRLKTLLDFRRRQHFKAGRGQDGAGKNRSGKDGEDLIVRVPPGTAVRDAETGEEVGDMVQEDQRLVIAQGGKGGRGNARYATPTRRAPRTAGPGKPGEERVLSLELKIIADVGLVGLPNAGKSTLLRQVTAADPKIAPYPFTTLSPNLGVFGEGEEAFVIADIPGLIEGAHKGKGLGHEFLRHVERTRVLLHVVDASSANPVGDYNTVEREIALYSPGLLEKPRLVAANKADLPGSSEGTMRLQEELEHRGIPVLPISALTGEGVFPLVNGLKRLLDQDTRKG is encoded by the coding sequence GTGTTCGTAGATAGAGCGAGGATCCAGGTGAAGGCTGGAGACGGCGGGAATGGCGCTGTATCCTTCAGGAGAGAGAAGTTCGTTCCCCGGGGGGGCCCTGACGGCGGTGACGGCGGGCGCGGGGGCAGTGTCATTCTCGTGGTGGATTCCCGGCTGAAGACCCTGCTGGATTTCCGGAGACGGCAGCACTTCAAGGCTGGCCGGGGCCAGGACGGCGCGGGCAAGAACCGTTCAGGGAAAGACGGGGAGGACCTTATAGTCAGGGTGCCTCCAGGCACTGCAGTGAGGGATGCGGAAACCGGAGAGGAAGTCGGGGATATGGTCCAGGAGGATCAACGCCTTGTGATTGCCCAGGGGGGTAAGGGGGGCCGGGGCAACGCACGCTACGCCACGCCCACACGCCGGGCGCCTCGAACGGCAGGGCCGGGCAAGCCCGGAGAGGAGCGGGTACTCAGCCTGGAACTGAAGATAATCGCCGACGTGGGACTGGTGGGGCTGCCCAACGCGGGGAAGTCCACCCTCCTGCGCCAGGTCACCGCTGCTGATCCCAAGATCGCGCCCTATCCCTTCACCACCCTGAGCCCAAACCTGGGGGTGTTTGGTGAGGGGGAGGAAGCCTTCGTCATCGCCGACATCCCAGGCCTTATTGAAGGGGCTCACAAGGGAAAGGGGCTGGGTCACGAGTTCCTCAGGCACGTGGAGAGGACCCGGGTGCTTCTCCATGTGGTGGATGCCAGTTCCGCCAACCCCGTGGGCGACTACAACACTGTGGAGAGAGAGATCGCTTTGTACAGCCCGGGTCTCCTGGAGAAACCCAGGCTGGTCGCAGCGAACAAGGCGGACCTGCCCGGATCCAGCGAGGGCACAATGAGGCTCCAAGAGGAGCTGGAACACCGGGGCATCCCGGTTCTTCCCATATCCGCACTGACGGGGGAGGGCGTATTCCCCCTCGTGAATGGGCTCAAGCGGCTCCTTGACCAGGACACCCGAAAGGGCTAG
- a CDS encoding Rne/Rng family ribonuclease, with protein sequence MEKEILVSVEHDETKVAVLEDGSLVEYYIERPVTQRVVGNIYKGKVDNVLPGMQAAFVDIGLDRNSFLYVDDALMPKNEDDEEDIGEDLKNLTIKDILHVGQEIMVQVVKEPIGSKGARVSRHITLPGRYLVFMPSVDYVGVSRRIQEDKERDRLRKMTEGIRPSGVGLIVRTVAEGKSRKELESDMSFLKRLWNRVQQRSKNSKAPALLHRDIGLVYRIIRDLFTEDVERLYVDDRNERDRILDLLDYISPALKERVQLFSQKERSLFDFYGLGSEVEQALKKRVWLKSGGYLVIDQMEALTAIDVNTGKYVGTTNLADTVFKTNMEAAKEIARQLRLRDIGGIIIIDFIDMEKAEHRQEVLKVLDECLKRDRTKAHILGLTQLGLVEMTRKKVRQGLEASMLRPCPYCQGKGKVLSEETMARKVREELKSILKRSESEAVLIEVNPAVASLLIGAGGSNLRELEKETGRCVYIKGSDEVHMESINLRALGTRKEVEEKAFPVHEGQVLELKVEEPHVSNPWDGIARVEGYVIDIEGGGKMVGDRVKVEVTRAFRTYAKARLV encoded by the coding sequence TTGGAAAAGGAGATCTTGGTCAGCGTCGAGCATGATGAGACCAAGGTAGCGGTTCTCGAAGACGGCTCTCTCGTGGAGTACTACATTGAACGCCCCGTTACCCAGAGGGTGGTTGGGAACATCTACAAGGGAAAGGTCGACAATGTGCTCCCTGGGATGCAGGCAGCCTTCGTGGATATCGGCCTTGACCGGAATTCCTTCCTCTATGTCGATGACGCCCTCATGCCCAAGAACGAGGATGATGAGGAAGACATCGGGGAGGATCTCAAGAACCTCACCATCAAGGATATCCTCCATGTGGGCCAGGAGATCATGGTGCAGGTCGTTAAGGAACCCATAGGCTCCAAGGGCGCCAGGGTGAGCCGGCATATCACCCTCCCGGGAAGATACCTAGTGTTCATGCCCAGCGTGGATTATGTGGGGGTGTCCCGGAGGATACAGGAAGACAAGGAGAGAGACCGGCTCCGCAAGATGACGGAAGGCATCCGTCCTTCCGGGGTGGGGCTGATCGTGAGGACGGTCGCCGAGGGGAAGTCCCGGAAGGAACTGGAGAGCGACATGAGTTTCCTCAAGCGCCTGTGGAACAGGGTTCAGCAGCGCTCCAAGAACAGCAAGGCGCCAGCGCTCCTGCACAGGGATATTGGACTCGTCTACCGGATCATTCGCGACCTGTTCACTGAGGATGTGGAGCGCCTCTACGTTGACGACCGGAACGAGAGGGACAGGATACTGGACCTTCTCGATTACATATCCCCCGCCCTTAAGGAACGGGTGCAGCTGTTCAGCCAGAAGGAGCGTAGCCTCTTTGACTTCTACGGGCTCGGGTCCGAAGTGGAGCAAGCGCTGAAGAAGAGGGTCTGGCTGAAGTCCGGGGGCTACCTGGTGATTGACCAGATGGAGGCACTCACAGCCATCGATGTGAACACCGGGAAGTACGTGGGCACAACCAATCTTGCGGATACCGTGTTCAAGACCAATATGGAGGCAGCCAAGGAGATCGCCCGCCAGCTGAGGCTTAGAGACATAGGCGGGATCATAATCATTGACTTCATAGACATGGAGAAGGCGGAGCACCGCCAAGAGGTGCTAAAGGTCCTGGACGAATGCCTCAAGCGAGATAGGACCAAGGCCCACATTCTCGGGCTTACCCAGCTGGGTCTGGTGGAGATGACCAGGAAGAAGGTAAGGCAGGGACTTGAGGCTTCGATGCTGCGGCCCTGCCCCTATTGCCAGGGAAAGGGAAAGGTGCTATCTGAGGAGACCATGGCACGGAAGGTCCGCGAGGAACTCAAGTCCATCCTCAAGCGTTCCGAGAGTGAGGCAGTTCTTATTGAGGTGAACCCTGCCGTGGCCTCCCTGCTGATAGGAGCGGGCGGTTCGAACCTCCGGGAGCTGGAGAAGGAAACGGGGCGCTGCGTCTACATCAAGGGGTCGGATGAGGTGCATATGGAGAGCATTAATCTCAGGGCGCTGGGGACTCGCAAGGAGGTTGAGGAGAAGGCCTTTCCTGTACATGAGGGACAGGTCCTGGAGTTGAAGGTTGAGGAGCCCCACGTATCCAATCCCTGGGACGGCATCGCCCGGGTTGAGGGCTATGTCATCGACATCGAAGGAGGGGGCAAGATGGTGGGGGACCGGGTAAAGGTTGAGGTGACCCGGGCCTTCCGGACCTATGCCAAGGCGAGACTAGTATAG
- the rpmA gene encoding 50S ribosomal protein L27 → MNLQLFAHKKGMGSSRNGRDSNAKRLGVKCHDGHRVKAGSILLRQRGTRIHPGTNVGIGRDDTLYALVDGVVSYAPKGKEKTRVSVMKLEAIQ, encoded by the coding sequence ATGAACCTGCAACTATTCGCTCATAAGAAGGGTATGGGGAGTTCCAGGAACGGGAGGGACTCCAACGCTAAGAGGCTGGGCGTGAAGTGCCATGATGGGCACCGCGTCAAGGCTGGCAGTATCCTGCTGCGCCAGCGCGGCACCCGTATCCACCCGGGCACCAACGTGGGCATCGGGCGGGACGACACGCTCTACGCCTTGGTTGATGGCGTGGTATCCTACGCGCCAAAGGGCAAGGAAAAGACAAGAGTAAGCGTGATGAAGCTGGAAGCGATCCAGTAG
- the rplU gene encoding 50S ribosomal protein L21, giving the protein MYAVVETGGKQYKVTIGNVIWVEKIEAEIGASVDLENVLTVVKDDGQVLIGTPRVFGAKVKATIVNHGRGPKILVFKYKSKTNYRKRQGHRQPFTSLKIEAIEA; this is encoded by the coding sequence ATGTATGCCGTGGTGGAGACCGGAGGAAAGCAGTACAAGGTCACTATAGGAAACGTCATCTGGGTGGAGAAGATCGAGGCTGAAATTGGAGCCAGCGTGGACCTGGAGAACGTCTTGACAGTGGTCAAGGACGATGGGCAGGTCCTCATCGGAACCCCACGGGTTTTCGGGGCTAAGGTCAAGGCAACCATAGTCAATCACGGGCGTGGTCCAAAGATACTGGTGTTCAAGTACAAGTCCAAGACCAACTACAGGAAGCGCCAGGGCCACAGGCAGCCCTTCACCAGCCTGAAGATCGAAGCTATAGAGGCTTGA
- a CDS encoding Spo0B domain-containing protein produces the protein MSLLGKMPFSSLVGRLWAALVILVLLLAPLPGWARWLVAIPGLAWLGGEILSVSRGRFPGPRPRPMVMVMARSMRHSFMNHLQVISGWLQMNRPDRAASYLVTASERITEEGKVFSLSDQRAAEVVLEGLYALAWKGVSYRVRVKEEGFLGWPLEALTFALKTVADKALPGQDILLELDEASRTAVVVCQGMEMTLEDRNMKEAAGQALAGWRWHFLVSKGGDPEITLRKTKGRWWRGVRR, from the coding sequence ATGTCACTGCTGGGGAAGATGCCCTTCTCGTCACTGGTAGGCCGCCTGTGGGCGGCCTTGGTGATCTTGGTTCTCCTTCTTGCTCCATTGCCCGGGTGGGCCAGGTGGCTAGTGGCCATACCTGGCCTGGCCTGGCTTGGAGGCGAGATCCTCTCCGTGTCCCGGGGGCGTTTTCCGGGGCCTAGGCCTAGACCCATGGTCATGGTCATGGCCAGGTCCATGCGACACTCATTTATGAACCACCTCCAAGTGATATCGGGCTGGCTCCAGATGAACAGGCCTGATAGGGCGGCTTCATACCTGGTTACCGCTTCGGAGAGGATCACAGAGGAGGGAAAGGTCTTCTCCCTCTCGGACCAGCGGGCTGCCGAGGTGGTGCTCGAGGGGCTCTACGCTTTGGCCTGGAAGGGTGTCTCCTACCGGGTACGGGTCAAGGAGGAGGGATTCTTGGGCTGGCCGCTGGAGGCCCTCACCTTTGCCTTGAAGACCGTGGCCGACAAGGCGCTACCTGGCCAGGACATCCTGCTGGAATTGGACGAGGCATCCAGGACGGCTGTGGTGGTGTGCCAGGGCATGGAAATGACCCTCGAGGACAGGAACATGAAAGAGGCCGCTGGCCAGGCGCTGGCTGGGTGGCGGTGGCACTTCCTGGTAAGCAAGGGTGGCGACCCGGAAATCACCCTACGCAAGACGAAGGGCCGGTGGTGGCGCGGTGTTCGTAGATAG
- a CDS encoding sodium:solute symporter family protein gives MGIGTSTAHIVDWIIIAIYLAGMVYVGAVWSKRIDDFEDYMLAGRMMTLPLLVGTLMASYFGGVYMYADAGFFYAEGLIAQIAYYPPYDFAAIFLVFFLVARLRILGDLTLPDVLGRFYGNVARFFAALSSIFYCLPIPHLMALGVTFDVWLGWPMWLGALVGGLVVLAYTLMGGLWAVAVTDMVQFTVMWLGMIVALPIALYKMGGWSHILAMNPEWHLDPSGGSLSWVIMAVYATMGLTVIVEPVFYQRFFAARDHKTAVRGFVALITIWILIDKVLVAFGLVGWAAFPGFQIKQDYALITTVLTFLPYGLQGLFLAGALAAIMSTIDSYLLVSAANLSHDIVRKIFRPTMSDKSVLKLTKWCLVGMFVVSFFMMFVFPRILLVEVLKCAVLTSVCLIPILGAFFWPFRKSMVGGAMAALVGFVSACVYIFLVFAKGSLLEGWDTYIWTVQVFGAEVNLWAEMAIYFSFPLALLAYLIGNMFGKPIDTKALAQRKEVAS, from the coding sequence GTGGGCATAGGCACAAGCACCGCTCACATAGTGGACTGGATCATCATAGCCATTTACCTCGCAGGCATGGTCTACGTGGGGGCAGTATGGTCCAAGAGGATCGATGACTTCGAGGACTACATGCTGGCGGGGCGCATGATGACATTGCCCCTTCTGGTTGGAACGCTGATGGCCTCGTATTTCGGCGGGGTCTACATGTATGCGGATGCTGGCTTCTTCTACGCGGAGGGGCTGATAGCTCAGATAGCGTACTACCCACCCTACGACTTCGCTGCCATCTTCCTCGTATTCTTCCTTGTGGCTCGCCTGAGGATACTTGGGGATCTCACGCTGCCGGATGTGCTGGGAAGGTTCTACGGCAACGTGGCCCGGTTCTTCGCTGCTTTGAGCAGCATCTTCTACTGCCTGCCCATCCCGCATCTCATGGCCCTGGGTGTCACCTTTGATGTGTGGCTGGGCTGGCCCATGTGGTTGGGCGCCCTGGTGGGGGGCCTGGTGGTACTAGCCTACACCCTCATGGGTGGCCTCTGGGCGGTGGCCGTCACCGACATGGTCCAGTTCACTGTGATGTGGCTGGGCATGATCGTCGCCCTGCCCATCGCCCTCTACAAGATGGGCGGCTGGAGCCACATACTGGCCATGAACCCTGAGTGGCACCTGGACCCATCGGGAGGCTCGCTCTCCTGGGTAATCATGGCTGTCTACGCCACCATGGGCCTCACTGTCATAGTGGAGCCCGTATTCTACCAGAGGTTCTTTGCTGCGCGGGATCACAAGACAGCGGTCAGGGGTTTCGTTGCCCTGATCACCATCTGGATCCTCATTGACAAGGTCCTGGTGGCCTTCGGGCTGGTGGGCTGGGCTGCCTTCCCCGGGTTCCAGATAAAGCAGGACTACGCCCTCATCACTACGGTATTGACGTTCCTTCCCTACGGGCTTCAGGGCCTGTTCCTTGCGGGGGCGCTGGCGGCCATCATGTCCACCATCGACTCGTACCTACTGGTATCCGCGGCCAACCTGTCCCACGACATCGTGAGAAAGATCTTCCGGCCTACCATGAGTGACAAGTCGGTCCTCAAGCTTACCAAGTGGTGCCTGGTGGGGATGTTCGTGGTCTCGTTCTTCATGATGTTCGTGTTTCCCAGGATACTGCTGGTAGAGGTCCTGAAGTGCGCCGTGCTCACCTCTGTCTGCCTGATACCCATCCTGGGGGCCTTCTTCTGGCCCTTCAGGAAAAGCATGGTGGGCGGGGCCATGGCAGCCCTGGTAGGGTTCGTGTCTGCCTGCGTATACATATTCCTGGTGTTTGCCAAGGGCAGCCTGCTGGAGGGCTGGGACACCTACATCTGGACGGTCCAGGTATTCGGAGCCGAGGTGAACCTGTGGGCTGAGATGGCCATCTACTTCTCCTTCCCCCTGGCGCTCCTGGCCTACCTCATAGGCAACATGTTCGGCAAGCCCATAGACACCAAGGCCCTGGCCCAACGGAAGGAGGTTGCCAGCTGA
- a CDS encoding ribosomal-processing cysteine protease Prp: MISVTVHRDEEGNISSFCVDGHSGYADPGEDIVCAAVSALSQTAVLGLETVLGLKPDVKKRDGYLAVAVDQPKCCRVLLEAMVLGLKDVAGTYPRHVKVLDEGPPKDRG, from the coding sequence ATGATTAGCGTGACGGTTCACCGGGATGAGGAGGGCAACATCTCCTCTTTCTGTGTGGATGGCCACTCCGGGTACGCTGACCCAGGTGAGGACATTGTCTGCGCCGCTGTGTCCGCCCTCAGCCAGACCGCAGTCCTGGGGCTGGAGACCGTCCTGGGACTCAAACCTGATGTGAAAAAGAGGGACGGATACCTGGCGGTGGCGGTGGACCAGCCCAAGTGCTGCAGGGTCTTACTGGAAGCCATGGTGCTGGGCCTGAAGGATGTAGCCGGAACCTATCCCCGTCATGTGAAGGTCTTAGACGAAGGTCCGCCTAAGGATAGGGGGTGA